One region of Epilithonimonas zeae genomic DNA includes:
- the scpA gene encoding methylmalonyl-CoA mutase, with the protein MRHKIKNQNPDFQNIEFNSNSENYTFEKDGLELKSKYAAEDVKNKSILNSSAGIAPFLRGPYSTMYVQKPWTIRQYAGFSTAEESNAFYRRNLAAGQKGLSVAFDLATHRGYDSDHARVVGDVGKAGVAIDSVEDMKILFDQIPLDEISVSMTMNGAVLPILSFYIVAAEEQGVSQDKLSGTIQNDILKEFMVRNTYIYPPTPSMKIIADIFEYTSKNIPKFNSISISGYHMQEAGATPVLEMAYTLADGLEYVRTGIKAGMNVDDFAPRLSFFWAIGMNHFMEIAKMRAARYIWANLLTQFNPQNQKSLALRTHSQTSGWSLTEQEPFNNITRTAIEALSSALGGTQSLHTNALDEAIALPTDYSAKIARNTQIILQQESGICDVVDPMGGSHLVESLTQQMIDEAMKYIDEVEKEGGMTKAIEAGIPKMRIEEAAARKQAKIDSGEEFIIGVNSFKSNLKQTDIDILDIDNTEVRRKQIERLEKIKAERNTEAVSQILNKIRDCAKTGNGNLLELCIEAARRRVTLGEMSDAMEESFGRYKANIRTISGVYAMNAGKNEYFEKAVVLSQKFEDAEGRRPRIMVAKMGQDGHDRGAKVVATAFADMGFDVDVAPLFQTPEEVAKQAVENDIHILGVSSLAAGHKTLVPQVVEELKKLGADDITIVVGGVIPQQDYEFLYANGADFIFGPGTNLPKCAVEILEKFLA; encoded by the coding sequence ATGCGCCACAAAATAAAAAATCAAAACCCTGATTTTCAAAATATTGAATTCAATTCTAATTCAGAAAATTACACATTTGAAAAAGACGGGTTGGAACTTAAATCAAAATACGCTGCAGAAGATGTAAAAAACAAAAGTATTTTGAACAGTTCAGCCGGAATTGCGCCTTTTCTTCGTGGTCCATATTCTACGATGTACGTTCAGAAACCTTGGACGATTCGTCAATACGCAGGTTTTTCCACCGCCGAAGAATCCAATGCATTTTACAGACGAAATCTCGCAGCAGGACAAAAAGGATTGTCAGTAGCTTTTGATTTGGCAACGCATAGAGGTTACGATTCCGACCACGCAAGAGTCGTTGGCGATGTTGGAAAAGCAGGCGTTGCGATTGATTCGGTTGAGGATATGAAGATTTTGTTTGACCAGATTCCTTTGGATGAGATTTCGGTTTCTATGACAATGAACGGTGCCGTTTTGCCGATTTTATCTTTCTATATTGTTGCTGCAGAGGAACAAGGTGTTTCGCAGGATAAACTATCGGGAACAATCCAGAATGACATTCTGAAAGAATTTATGGTTCGGAACACTTACATTTATCCTCCGACACCATCAATGAAAATCATTGCTGATATTTTCGAATACACTTCCAAAAATATCCCGAAATTTAACTCAATTTCTATTTCCGGTTATCATATGCAGGAAGCCGGGGCAACGCCGGTTTTGGAAATGGCCTACACTTTAGCAGACGGTCTGGAATATGTCAGAACAGGAATCAAAGCCGGAATGAACGTCGATGATTTTGCTCCGAGACTATCTTTTTTCTGGGCCATTGGAATGAACCATTTTATGGAAATCGCCAAAATGCGTGCGGCACGATATATTTGGGCCAATCTTTTGACACAGTTCAATCCTCAGAATCAAAAATCATTAGCCTTAAGAACACATTCCCAAACATCCGGATGGTCTTTAACAGAACAAGAACCTTTTAATAATATCACAAGAACGGCCATTGAAGCATTGTCTTCGGCTTTAGGCGGAACACAGTCTTTACATACGAATGCTTTGGACGAGGCAATCGCTTTACCAACAGATTATTCTGCGAAAATTGCCAGAAACACCCAAATTATTCTTCAGCAGGAAAGCGGAATTTGCGACGTTGTTGACCCAATGGGTGGAAGTCATTTAGTTGAATCTCTAACTCAACAAATGATTGATGAAGCAATGAAATACATTGATGAGGTCGAAAAAGAAGGCGGAATGACCAAAGCCATCGAAGCCGGAATCCCGAAAATGAGAATCGAGGAAGCTGCTGCGAGAAAACAGGCAAAAATCGATAGTGGAGAAGAATTTATCATCGGTGTTAATTCCTTCAAATCCAATCTAAAACAAACCGACATCGATATTCTCGACATCGATAATACAGAAGTCCGCCGAAAACAAATCGAACGTTTGGAAAAAATAAAAGCCGAACGTAACACCGAGGCGGTGAGCCAAATATTAAATAAAATTCGAGATTGTGCGAAAACAGGTAATGGAAATCTTCTCGAACTTTGTATAGAAGCAGCCCGCAGAAGAGTAACACTTGGAGAAATGAGCGATGCGATGGAAGAAAGTTTCGGACGTTACAAAGCCAATATCAGAACCATATCAGGAGTTTACGCTATGAATGCAGGAAAAAACGAATACTTTGAAAAAGCCGTTGTTTTAAGCCAGAAATTTGAAGATGCAGAAGGAAGACGGCCAAGAATTATGGTTGCCAAAATGGGACAAGACGGTCACGACCGAGGTGCAAAAGTGGTTGCGACAGCTTTCGCAGATATGGGATTTGATGTCGATGTTGCGCCATTATTTCAGACTCCGGAAGAAGTGGCAAAACAGGCGGTTGAAAATGACATCCATATTTTAGGCGTTTCGTCTTTGGCCGCCGGTCACAAAACACTTGTTCCACAAGTGGTCGAAGAGTTGAAAAAACTGGGTGCAGATGATATTACCATTGTTGTTGGCGGTGTAATTCCGCAACAGGATTATGAATTTTTGTATGCCAATGGTGCAGATTTTATTTTCGGTCCGGGAACCAATTTACCGAAATGCGCAGTGGAGATTTTGGAAAAATTTTTAGCTTAA
- the htpG gene encoding molecular chaperone HtpG, whose product MATGSINVSVENIFPLIKKFLYSDHEIFLRELISNATDATTKLKHLTTIGEAKVEYGNPIIEVKIDKDAKTLTIKDQGIGMTGEEVEKYINQVAFSGAEEFLEKYKDSAKDAGIIGHFGLGFYSAFMVAEKVEILTKSYKEDAKAVRWVCDGSPEYTLEETEKSDRGTEIILHIADDSTEFLEEFRIRELLTKYNKFNQIPIKFGTKTETLPLPEGAAEDAKPETIEVDNIINNTNPAWTKAPSELKDEDYNNFYRELYPMQFEDPLFHIHLNVDYPFNLTGVLFFPKLGNNLNIEKDKIQLYQNQVFVTDEVKGIVPDFLMLLRGVIDSPDIPLNVSRSYLQADGAVKKISSYITKKVADKMVSLINDNREDYEKKWNDIKIVIEYGMISEDKFYEKSDKFALYPTTDNNYYLWNELIEKIKPTQTDKDGKTVILYANNADEQHSYIESAKEKGYEVLLLDSPIVPHLIQKLESSKENVSFARVDADHINNLIKKDEPKISKLNDSDKETLKKEIEESINDQKFTVQLEDLDSTDAPFTLTQPEFFRRMKDMQATGGGGMFAMGGFPEMYNLVVNSNSDFAGELLKKDNADDKKAMINQALDLAKLSQNLLKGKELTDFIKRSFESLK is encoded by the coding sequence ATGGCAACAGGAAGTATTAATGTATCGGTGGAGAATATTTTTCCGCTTATCAAAAAGTTTCTTTATAGTGACCACGAAATTTTTCTGCGTGAGCTGATTTCTAACGCAACGGATGCGACGACGAAGCTAAAGCATTTGACAACAATTGGTGAAGCGAAGGTTGAATATGGTAACCCGATAATTGAAGTGAAAATTGATAAAGATGCGAAAACGCTGACTATCAAAGACCAGGGAATCGGGATGACTGGTGAAGAGGTTGAGAAATATATCAATCAGGTGGCTTTTTCCGGTGCCGAGGAATTTCTGGAAAAATATAAAGATTCGGCGAAAGATGCCGGTATTATTGGGCATTTTGGTCTTGGATTTTATTCGGCGTTTATGGTGGCGGAGAAAGTGGAAATCTTGACTAAATCTTACAAGGAAGATGCGAAAGCAGTTCGCTGGGTTTGTGACGGAAGTCCGGAATATACGCTTGAAGAAACGGAAAAATCTGACAGAGGAACGGAAATTATTCTTCATATCGCAGATGATTCTACGGAGTTTTTGGAGGAATTCAGAATTCGTGAACTTTTGACAAAGTATAATAAATTCAATCAGATTCCAATTAAATTTGGAACTAAAACTGAGACTTTGCCTTTGCCGGAAGGTGCTGCTGAAGATGCTAAGCCGGAAACAATTGAAGTTGATAATATCATCAACAATACCAATCCGGCCTGGACAAAAGCGCCTTCCGAACTTAAAGATGAGGATTACAACAATTTCTACCGAGAATTGTATCCGATGCAGTTTGAAGACCCATTGTTCCATATCCATCTGAATGTGGATTATCCGTTCAACCTGACAGGCGTTTTGTTCTTCCCGAAACTAGGAAATAATCTAAATATCGAGAAAGATAAAATACAATTGTATCAAAATCAGGTTTTTGTGACAGATGAGGTGAAGGGTATTGTTCCTGATTTCCTAATGTTGTTGAGAGGTGTTATTGATTCTCCGGACATTCCGCTGAACGTTTCCCGTTCTTATTTGCAGGCTGACGGCGCAGTGAAGAAAATCTCTTCTTACATCACGAAAAAAGTGGCGGACAAAATGGTTTCATTAATCAATGACAACCGTGAAGATTATGAAAAGAAATGGAACGATATCAAAATCGTTATCGAATACGGAATGATTTCCGAAGATAAATTCTATGAAAAATCTGACAAGTTTGCGCTTTATCCAACAACGGATAACAACTATTATCTTTGGAATGAATTGATTGAAAAAATCAAACCAACTCAAACGGATAAAGATGGAAAGACCGTGATTCTTTACGCTAACAATGCCGATGAGCAACACAGCTATATAGAATCTGCGAAAGAAAAAGGTTATGAAGTTCTGTTATTGGATTCTCCGATTGTTCCGCACCTCATCCAGAAATTGGAATCGTCCAAGGAAAATGTTTCTTTTGCGAGAGTGGATGCAGACCATATCAACAACCTTATCAAAAAAGATGAGCCTAAGATTTCTAAACTAAATGATTCGGATAAAGAGACTTTGAAGAAGGAGATTGAAGAATCAATTAATGACCAGAAGTTTACCGTTCAGCTTGAAGATTTGGATTCTACGGATGCGCCCTTTACATTGACTCAGCCGGAGTTTTTCAGAAGGATGAAGGATATGCAGGCGACTGGCGGTGGCGGAATGTTCGCAATGGGTGGTTTCCCAGAGATGTATAATCTGGTTGTGAATTCTAATTCTGATTTCGCAGGAGAATTATTGAAAAAAGATAATGCTGATGATAAAAAAGCGATGATTAATCAGGCTTTGGATTTGGCAAAATTGTCTCAGAATCTTTTGAAAGGAAAAGAGCTGACAGATTTTATCAAGCGTAGTTTTGAGAGTTTGAAGTAA
- a CDS encoding carboxy terminal-processing peptidase: MFKKIKLKKLLMFAPLMTLMFCFNSPQNDDEKMQTIMVSVKNTLSYLHYSPKPINDAYSQDVYDKYFESVDASKRYFLQSDMDEFKKHYTKLDDYLNQGNLVFYKLTIDRLYQRVDEIDKMTQDILSKPINLDEDDVLTIEPKKRVNPVDAKQQREEWKKYIKYNILQEIETMNSKEEAQKKKKDSVVNNKLPDTIKYAPLSMEKKREKATAEVKDLITDSFRRFKKRKKMDWFTVYMNAYTEVFDPHTNYFSPKNKEEFDMQFTGKVIGIGALIQEKRGYLYLGELTIGAPAWKSKQLTAGDKILKVKSKPNEEPVNVVGMLSDEAVRLIRGEKGTPVTLTVEKKDKTIKEVTMIREEVAIEDTFARSIVVNSKNGKKYGFIYLPSFNVDFEDPTGRNASDDIKAELIKLKKENVEGIILDLRSNGGGSLTEVGDIMGLFMNAGPYVQVKDSRGKIQVLSNKSNEPIWTGPLVVMQNELSASASEILAGAFQDYGRAAVIGSPSSFGKGTVQTFVELNRFLNTNDDFGALKLTIQKFYRVSGESTQRKGVEADLKMKDFFSYAEVGERFDQFALPWDKIETTSYKKLTGLNVPQLQAELDKQLVDNNNYKMLQESAEWKEALDKEETITLNQTKFNELMKTRKAQIEKFKGLDKFNNGLKFTIHQDEAERIKKDEAFAKKTENWRKNLERDFYLEETVDVLSKIK; the protein is encoded by the coding sequence ATGTTCAAAAAAATCAAGTTAAAGAAACTACTGATGTTTGCGCCGCTGATGACGCTGATGTTCTGTTTCAACTCTCCTCAAAATGATGATGAAAAAATGCAGACCATTATGGTCAGCGTAAAAAATACACTTTCCTATCTTCATTACAGTCCAAAACCGATTAACGATGCTTATTCCCAGGATGTCTATGATAAATATTTTGAAAGCGTAGATGCTTCCAAAAGATATTTTCTGCAATCTGATATGGATGAGTTCAAAAAGCATTACACAAAACTGGATGATTACCTTAACCAAGGAAATCTTGTTTTCTATAAACTGACAATCGACAGACTTTATCAGCGTGTAGATGAGATTGATAAAATGACTCAGGATATCCTTTCCAAACCAATCAATTTGGATGAGGATGATGTTTTGACCATCGAACCAAAGAAAAGGGTTAATCCTGTTGATGCAAAACAGCAACGTGAAGAGTGGAAAAAATACATCAAGTATAATATCCTTCAGGAAATTGAAACGATGAACAGCAAGGAAGAGGCTCAGAAAAAGAAAAAAGATTCTGTGGTAAATAACAAACTTCCGGACACGATAAAATATGCGCCACTTTCTATGGAAAAGAAGCGTGAAAAAGCAACTGCTGAGGTAAAAGACTTGATTACAGATTCTTTCAGAAGATTCAAGAAAAGAAAGAAAATGGACTGGTTTACAGTTTATATGAATGCTTATACCGAAGTTTTTGATCCGCACACCAATTATTTCTCTCCGAAAAATAAAGAAGAATTCGACATGCAATTCACCGGAAAAGTGATTGGCATCGGGGCTTTGATCCAAGAAAAAAGAGGTTACTTATATCTTGGTGAATTAACCATTGGTGCACCAGCTTGGAAATCAAAACAACTGACCGCCGGTGATAAAATCCTGAAAGTAAAATCAAAACCAAATGAAGAACCTGTCAACGTTGTCGGGATGTTGTCTGACGAAGCGGTAAGATTGATTCGTGGAGAAAAAGGAACACCTGTAACTTTAACAGTTGAGAAAAAAGACAAGACCATCAAAGAAGTAACGATGATTCGTGAAGAAGTGGCAATCGAAGATACATTTGCAAGAAGTATTGTTGTTAATTCTAAAAATGGTAAAAAATATGGATTCATTTACCTTCCAAGTTTCAACGTAGATTTTGAAGACCCTACAGGTAGAAATGCTTCTGATGATATCAAAGCAGAATTAATCAAACTTAAAAAAGAAAATGTAGAAGGAATAATCCTTGATCTTAGAAGCAATGGCGGTGGTTCTTTGACCGAAGTTGGTGATATTATGGGATTGTTTATGAATGCTGGCCCGTATGTTCAGGTAAAAGACAGCAGAGGAAAAATCCAGGTTCTTAGTAACAAATCGAATGAGCCAATCTGGACAGGTCCGTTGGTAGTGATGCAAAACGAATTATCGGCTTCCGCTTCAGAAATCCTTGCAGGAGCTTTCCAAGATTATGGAAGAGCAGCTGTTATTGGTTCGCCTAGTTCTTTCGGAAAAGGTACCGTTCAGACGTTTGTAGAATTGAATAGATTCCTGAATACGAATGATGATTTCGGAGCTTTGAAATTGACAATTCAAAAATTCTATAGAGTTTCCGGAGAATCTACCCAAAGAAAAGGTGTAGAAGCGGATCTTAAGATGAAAGATTTCTTCTCTTATGCAGAAGTTGGAGAACGTTTTGACCAATTTGCATTACCTTGGGACAAAATCGAAACGACTTCTTATAAAAAATTGACCGGACTTAATGTTCCTCAATTGCAAGCAGAATTAGACAAACAATTGGTGGATAACAACAATTACAAAATGTTGCAGGAATCTGCAGAATGGAAAGAAGCGCTTGACAAAGAAGAAACAATCACGTTGAATCAAACCAAATTCAATGAGCTGATGAAAACACGTAAAGCGCAAATCGAGAAGTTCAAAGGTTTGGATAAATTCAATAACGGATTGAAATTTACCATTCATCAGGACGAAGCAGAACGTATCAAAAAAGACGAAGCATTTGCCAAGAAAACTGAAAACTGGAGAAAAAATCTTGAAAGAGATTTCTATCTGGAAGAAACGGTAGATGTACTTTCGAAAATTAAATAA
- the surE gene encoding 5'/3'-nucleotidase SurE: MSKPLILVTNDDGITAPGIRKLISIVNQIGDVIVVAPNSPQSGKGHAITINSTLSFEELNLDGPQKDFSCSGTPVDCVKMALDKILPRKPDLVVSGINHGANSSINVIYSGTMSAAVEAGVEGLQAIGFSLSDLKWEADFDQAEDFIKDIILRTLENPMPKGVVLNVNIPKLNKEEIKGIKVCKQANAKWEESFDERTNPHGRKYYWLTGYFNNMDESEDADETALENGYISIVPVKFDLTAYEYMNELNSIYK, translated from the coding sequence ATGAGTAAACCATTGATTCTGGTAACCAATGACGACGGAATTACTGCGCCTGGCATCAGAAAATTAATTAGCATAGTCAACCAAATTGGCGACGTTATTGTTGTAGCTCCTAATTCTCCTCAAAGTGGAAAAGGTCACGCCATCACCATCAACTCAACTTTAAGTTTCGAGGAATTAAACCTGGATGGACCTCAAAAAGATTTCTCCTGCTCAGGAACCCCTGTGGATTGTGTGAAAATGGCATTAGATAAAATCCTTCCAAGAAAACCGGATTTGGTAGTTTCTGGAATTAATCACGGTGCGAATTCTTCTATCAATGTTATTTATTCCGGAACGATGTCTGCAGCGGTAGAAGCTGGTGTGGAAGGTCTGCAAGCCATCGGATTTTCACTTTCCGATTTGAAATGGGAAGCAGACTTTGACCAGGCTGAAGATTTTATTAAAGATATTATTCTTAGAACTTTGGAAAACCCAATGCCTAAAGGAGTTGTCCTGAATGTTAATATTCCCAAATTAAACAAGGAAGAAATCAAAGGCATCAAAGTTTGTAAGCAAGCCAACGCCAAATGGGAAGAAAGTTTTGACGAAAGAACCAACCCGCACGGAAGAAAATATTACTGGTTGACAGGCTATTTCAACAATATGGATGAGTCTGAGGATGCAGACGAAACGGCTTTGGAAAATGGTTATATCAGTATTGTACCTGTAAAATTTGATTTGACAGCTTACGAATATATGAACGAACTCAATTCAATTTATAAATAA
- a CDS encoding Crp/Fnr family transcriptional regulator produces the protein MEFIRQYLLSKGIPLTEENWRPFVEKNFRKEYKKKDIILNKGEVDNYLSFVENGAARLFFMKENKELTIRFVFQNQFLTAYDSFTQRTPSRCDIEALTDMVVWQIHYDDLQEIYRTQTIGNLVGRLTVEALYVEKLNREFSFLSETAEERYLSLLREQPDLFQKIPLKHIASYMGITPQALSRIRKRIY, from the coding sequence ATGGAGTTTATCAGACAATATTTGCTTTCTAAAGGCATTCCGCTTACTGAAGAAAACTGGAGGCCTTTTGTGGAGAAAAACTTTAGAAAAGAATACAAGAAAAAAGATATAATTCTTAATAAAGGTGAGGTGGATAATTATCTGTCTTTTGTTGAAAATGGAGCAGCAAGGCTCTTCTTTATGAAGGAAAATAAAGAGCTGACTATAAGATTTGTATTTCAAAATCAATTCCTTACGGCTTATGATTCTTTTACTCAAAGAACACCTTCCAGATGCGACATAGAAGCATTAACCGATATGGTGGTCTGGCAGATCCATTATGATGATTTGCAGGAGATCTACAGAACTCAGACTATTGGTAATCTGGTTGGTAGACTGACTGTTGAAGCGCTTTATGTAGAAAAACTAAACAGAGAATTTTCTTTTCTAAGTGAAACTGCAGAAGAACGATACCTTTCACTTTTGAGAGAGCAGCCAGACCTGTTTCAAAAAATTCCATTGAAGCATATCGCCTCTTATATGGGTATTACGCCACAGGCACTTAGCAGAATCAGAAAACGAATTTATTAA
- the lysA gene encoding diaminopimelate decarboxylase yields MTNQDLLAIAKEFGTPVYVYDVNSIREQYEKLTSSFSKNTRFFYAAKALTNINILKYVEKLGASLDCVSINEVKLGLKAGFSNDRILFTPNCVDLAEIEEAMSLNVHINIDNISILEQFGNKFGSSYPIFVRINPHIFAGGNYKISTGHIDSKFGISIHQLRHIERVMKSTNINVEGLHMHTGSEIKDPDVFLQGLDIMFELAEHFPNLKYLDMGSGFKVPYQDGDIETDVKSLGKKVNAAIKKHEETSGKKFQLWFEPGKFLVSKSGHFLVKSNVIKQTTATVFVGVNSGFNHLIRPMFYDSYHIIENLSNPKGPERIYTVVGNICETDTFAWDRKINEVREGDVIVFRNAGAYGFEMSSNFNSRLKPAEVMFLDGKAHLIRKRDEFEDLLKNQIEVL; encoded by the coding sequence ATGACAAATCAGGATTTGCTGGCTATAGCAAAAGAATTCGGGACACCCGTTTATGTGTATGACGTTAATTCGATACGCGAACAATACGAAAAACTGACTTCTTCTTTCTCGAAGAACACAAGATTTTTCTACGCAGCCAAAGCTTTAACCAATATCAATATCCTGAAATACGTGGAAAAGTTAGGCGCTTCTCTTGACTGTGTTTCTATCAACGAAGTGAAATTGGGTTTGAAAGCTGGTTTCTCAAACGACAGAATCCTTTTCACACCAAACTGTGTTGACCTTGCAGAAATCGAGGAAGCAATGTCTCTGAATGTTCATATCAATATCGATAACATTTCGATTTTGGAGCAATTTGGAAATAAATTCGGTAGTTCTTATCCGATTTTTGTGAGAATCAATCCGCACATTTTTGCAGGAGGAAATTATAAAATCTCGACAGGTCACATCGATTCCAAATTTGGCATTTCCATTCATCAGCTTCGTCACATCGAACGTGTTATGAAATCCACTAACATCAATGTTGAAGGGCTTCATATGCACACAGGAAGCGAGATCAAAGATCCGGACGTCTTTCTTCAAGGTCTTGATATTATGTTCGAACTGGCAGAACATTTCCCAAATCTGAAATATCTGGATATGGGAAGCGGTTTCAAAGTTCCTTATCAAGACGGCGACATCGAAACAGATGTGAAATCTCTTGGGAAAAAAGTTAATGCTGCGATTAAAAAACACGAGGAAACTTCTGGGAAAAAATTCCAGCTTTGGTTTGAGCCTGGAAAATTTTTGGTGAGTAAAAGTGGACATTTCCTGGTAAAATCCAATGTTATCAAACAAACTACAGCGACCGTTTTTGTAGGTGTTAATTCCGGATTCAATCATTTGATTCGTCCGATGTTCTACGATTCTTATCATATTATCGAAAACCTATCCAATCCAAAAGGTCCGGAAAGAATCTATACTGTGGTTGGAAACATATGTGAGACAGATACTTTTGCTTGGGACAGAAAAATCAATGAAGTAAGAGAAGGTGATGTGATTGTTTTCAGAAACGCAGGCGCTTATGGTTTTGAGATGAGTTCGAATTTCAATTCGAGATTGAAGCCAGCGGAAGTAATGTTCTTGGACGGAAAAGCACATCTTATCAGAAAAAGAGACGAATTCGAAGATTTATTAAAAAACCAGATTGAAGTTTTGTAA
- a CDS encoding PolC-type DNA polymerase III has product MYSIIDIESNGAPFRKESIIEIAIYRFDGHEITDQFISLVNPEAEISAFVQKLTGITSKMVITAPKFHEIAKRVVEITKDSVLVGHNIDFDYRMLRQSFKRLGYDFTIKTLDTIPLAKNLIPDEKSYSLSKLCKSIGIPLSEAHRASGDARATLDLFKLLIIKDKNNEIIQSQQEENLEKDYISKVQILTEDLPNERGILYFQNSDGKIISSDVVEDLYKSAKKIFDSDKAKYKKIQEETEKISYELTGTDLIAKLMMQNKGIQKRQQLTFGLFYRKNKYILEKIKLQEDKPLLRFKSFTQGLKAINYIKSREELKDLIEFTHKINLKGRNEIWSSSGRTLGEKSFLVLEKGKLIGFGFYELYHQIQSLEKIKKLMLPVPRFTQELQNDLQLALLRNEYDISSLPEK; this is encoded by the coding sequence TTGTATTCAATAATAGACATAGAAAGTAACGGAGCGCCTTTTAGGAAAGAAAGCATTATAGAAATTGCCATCTATCGTTTTGATGGTCACGAGATTACAGACCAATTTATCTCCCTCGTGAATCCCGAAGCAGAGATTTCTGCTTTTGTGCAAAAGCTGACTGGAATTACCTCAAAAATGGTAATTACAGCTCCGAAATTTCACGAAATTGCTAAACGTGTGGTAGAAATAACCAAGGACTCTGTATTAGTTGGTCACAATATCGATTTCGATTACAGAATGCTTCGTCAATCGTTCAAACGTCTCGGTTACGACTTCACAATCAAAACTTTAGACACAATTCCATTAGCTAAAAATCTGATTCCGGATGAGAAAAGTTACTCCTTAAGTAAACTTTGTAAGTCAATCGGCATTCCATTGAGTGAAGCGCATCGTGCAAGTGGGGACGCAAGAGCAACTTTGGATTTGTTTAAATTACTGATTATCAAAGACAAAAACAACGAAATAATCCAATCACAACAGGAAGAAAATCTGGAGAAAGACTACATTAGCAAAGTTCAGATTTTGACAGAAGATTTGCCAAACGAAAGAGGAATTCTATATTTTCAAAACTCAGACGGGAAAATCATTAGCTCCGATGTTGTGGAAGACCTTTACAAATCTGCCAAGAAAATTTTCGATTCTGATAAAGCGAAGTATAAAAAAATCCAGGAAGAGACAGAGAAAATCTCTTATGAACTGACTGGAACTGACTTGATTGCCAAACTAATGATGCAAAATAAGGGCATCCAAAAAAGACAACAATTGACCTTTGGATTGTTTTACAGAAAGAACAAATATATTCTTGAGAAAATTAAACTTCAGGAAGATAAACCCTTACTGAGATTCAAGAGTTTTACGCAAGGTTTGAAGGCTATTAATTACATCAAATCCAGAGAAGAACTAAAGGATTTGATAGAATTCACTCATAAAATCAATCTCAAAGGAAGGAATGAAATCTGGTCGTCATCCGGACGAACTTTGGGCGAAAAATCATTTTTGGTTTTGGAGAAAGGCAAATTAATCGGTTTTGGGTTTTATGAATTGTATCATCAGATTCAGTCTTTGGAGAAAATCAAAAAGCTGATGTTGCCTGTGCCTAGATTTACACAGGAGTTGCAGAATGATTTGCAGTTGGCACTTTTGAGGAATGAGTATGACATTTCTTCGCTTCCTGAAAAATAA